The following proteins are co-located in the Solanum pennellii chromosome 1, SPENNV200 genome:
- the LOC107018847 gene encoding EVI5-like protein, with translation MESKVVDENEEGPVVPMRVDRFGFVKQEHGPTEGLARSRSAFEYQRDERRIRKWRKMIGVGGSDWKQYVRRKPHVVKRRIRKGIPDCLRGLLWQLISGSRDLLLLNPGVYEQLVIYETSASELDIIRDISRTFPSHVFFQQRHGPGQRSLYNVLKAYSVFDRDVGYVQGMGFVAGLLLLYMSEEDAFWLLVALLKGAVHTPMEGMYLVGLPLVQQYLFQFDHLVKEHMPKLGEHFAQEMINPSMYASQWFITVFSYSFPFHLALRIWDVFLFEGVKVVFKVGLALLKYCHDDLVKLPFEKLIHALRNFPEDAMNPDILLPMAFSIKVSKSLVELKQEYEQQRLKPPESPVKQ, from the exons ATGGAAAGTAAAGTAGTAGATGAAAATGAGGAAGGTCCGGTTGTTCCCATGCGAGTTGATAGATTTGGTTTTGTGAAGCAGGAACATGGTCCTACTGAAGGTTTAGCAAGGAGCCGTTCGGCCTTTGAATATCAGAG AGATGAAAGAAGGATtaggaaatggagaaaaatgATAGGTGTTGGAGGAAGTGATTGGAAGCAGTATGTTAGGAGGAAACCACATGTTGTTAAAAGACGAATACGGAAAGGAATTCCTGATTGTCTGAGGGGGCTTCTCTGGCAGCTAATTTCTGGAAGTCGAGACCTCTTGTTGTTAAATCCTGGAGTTTATGAG CAACTAGTCATATATGAGACATCAGCTTCCGAGTTGGATATTATTCGAGATATTTCTCGCACCTTTCCTTCACATGTTTTCTTTCAGCAGAGACATGGACCTGGTCAAAGGTCTCTTTACAATGTTCTGAAAGCATATTCTGTCTTTGACCGAGATGTTGGATACGTACAG GGCATGGGATTCGTGGCAGGTCTGCTTCTTCTTTACATGAGTGAAGAGGATGCATTTTGGTTACTGGTTGCATTATTGAAGGGAGCCGTTCACACTCCTATGGAAGGAATGTACTTG GTAGGATTGCCTCTAGTCCAGCAATACCTCTTTCAATTTGATCATTTGGTGAAAGAGCACATGCCGAAGTTGGGTGAACATTTTGCTCAGGAAATGATAAATCCCAGCATGTATGCCAGTCAGTGGTTCATAACAGTTTTCTCGTACTCTTTCCCGTTTCACTTGGCTCTCAGAATTTGGGATGTCTTTCTTTTTGAG GGTGTTAAAGTAGTCTTCAAAGTTGGCTTGGCTCTACTGAAATATTGCCATGATGATCTG GTAAAGTTGCCATTTGAGAAACTCATACATGCTTTGCGCAACTTCCCTGAGGATGCCATGAATCCAGATATACTTTTACCAATGGCTTTTTCAATCAAG GTTTCCAAGAGTTTGGTGGAACTGAAGCAGGAATATGAACAGCAACGACTGAAACCTCCTGAATCCCCAGTCAAACAGTAA
- the LOC107006273 gene encoding probable receptor-like protein kinase At5g18500, whose protein sequence is MAGSLNDELSKKTAVFGLKVWQLIGIFVGIFIVVILLLLTLYLTLRRKSRRGTDNLPVSQIPSVSKEIKEVRVEQVSTNDFSPRDGILLTIHDKTSDKESDKVLVHLGMGKKNGDNSSQSGSFHHVDKEGCGSQSGEEGSSCKSAMYKAYNSHPITAPSPLTGLPEFSHLGWGHWFTLRDLELATGRFSKENILGEGGYGIVYRGNLINGTPVAIKKLLNNLGQAEKEFQVEVEAIGHVRHKNLVRLLGYCIEGTHRMLVYEYVNNGNLEQWLHGAMRHHGYLTWEARMKVLLGTAKALAYLHENIEPKVVHRDIKSSNILIDDDFNAKVSDFGLAKLLGAGKSHITTRVMGTFGYVAPEYANTGLLNEKSDVYSFGVVLLESITGRDPVDYGRPAQEVNLVDWLKMMVGSRRSEEVVDPNIETRPPTRALKRALLTALRCVDPDSDKRPKMSQVVRMLESEEYPIPREDRRQRRSQAGNGESDSQNYDTDKSDNPDPRSESRRSHQV, encoded by the exons ATGGCTGGTAGTCTAAACGATGAATTATCCAAAAAAACTGCTGTTTTCGGTCTCAAGGTCTGGCAATTGATCGGAATTTTTGTTGGAATTTTTATTGTGGTAATCCTCTTACTGTTGACATTATATCTCACTTTACGGAGGAAGTCGAGAAGAGGTACAGACAATCTCCCTGTCAGCCAAATACCTTCAGTTTCTAAGGAAATTAAAGAAGTTCGTGTTGAGCAAGTATCAACAAATGATTTTTCTCCACGAGACGGAATTCTTCTCACCATTCATGACAAAACCAGTGATAAAGAATCAGATAAGGTTCTGGTTCATCTTGGAATGGGGAAAAAGAATGGAGATAACAGCAGTCAATCAGGTTCCTTCCATCATGTTGACAAGGAAGGTTGTGGATCGCAATCAGGAGAAGAAGGGAGTTCATGCAAAAGTGCAATGTATAAAGCTTATAATTCACATCCAATAACTGCTCCTTCTCCTCTAACCGGATTACCTGAGTTTTCTCACTTGGGTTGGGGCCACTGGTTTACATTGAGAGATCTTGAGCTTGCAACAGGCCGGTTTTCAAAGGAGAATATTCTTGGTGAGGGTGGATATGGCATTGTCTACCGGGGGAATTTGATTAATGGAACACCTGTAGCTATTAAGAAGCTCCTCAACAATCT AGGCCAAGctgagaaagagttccaagtgGAGGTTGAAGCCATTGGCCACGTGCGTCACAAAAATTTGGTCCGCCTTCTAGGATACTGCATTGAAGGAACTCACAG GATGCTGGTTTACGAGTATGTCAACAATGGCAATTTAGAACAGTGGCTTCATGGAGCTATGCGACACCACGGGTATCTCACTTGGGAGGCTAGGATGAAGGTTCTCCTTGGGACAGCTAAAGC TCTTGCGTATTTGCATGAGAATATTGAGCCCAAAGTTGTTCATCGAGACATAAAATCAAGTAATATATTGATTGATGATGACTTCAATGCGAAGGTCTCTGATTTTGGTCTGGCCAAACTGCTTGGTGCTGGTAAAAGTCATATCACAACTCGAGTCATGGGTACCTTTGG GTATGTGGCTCCTGAATATGCAAATACTGGTCTCTTGAATGAAAAGAGTGATGTTTATAGCTTTGGGGTAGTGTTGTTAGAATCGATCACAGGAAGAGATCCTGTGGACTATGGCCGTCCTGCCCAAGAG GTGAATCTTGTCGATTGGTTGAAAATGATGGTTGGAAGCAGGCGCTCTGAGGAAGTAGTAGATCCAAATATTGAAACAAGGCCACCAACAAGAGCTCTCAAAAGAGCCCTTCTGACTGCTCTGAGATGTGTTGATCCAGATTCTGACAAGAGACCAAAGATGAGCCAAGTTGTTCGTATGCTTGAATCAGAGGAATATCCCATACCAAGAGAG GATCGAAGGCAACGAAGATCTCAAGCAGGTAACGGGGAGAGTGATTCTCAAAACTACGACACTGACAAGAGTGACAACCCAGATCCAAGGTCTGAAAGTAGAAGAAGCCATCAAGTATAA